In one Spirosoma rigui genomic region, the following are encoded:
- a CDS encoding SGNH/GDSL hydrolase family protein gives MFFCQSAFRSAVVVLFVCVAVFSHAQPLFPPTVHRVVFLGNSITYAGGYVTNIDAYYRLHYPAQPIEFINVGLPSETVSGLSEEGHADGKFPRPDLHERLARVLALTKPDLVFASYGMNDGIYLPFDKDRFRKFQDGINWLHDEVQKTGAQIIHLTPPVYDELKGGKKGYATVLDRYSDWLLSQRSTKKWTVIDVHYPMKAYLEAHRRVDATFALNGFALASDGVHVGETGHWLMARSILVGLGDKAVSSAADMASAVASIPNASQALKLVADRQHVLKDAWLTATGHTRPGMTIGLPLREAQAKASEIDTQLRALLP, from the coding sequence ATGTTCTTTTGCCAGTCTGCCTTTCGTTCGGCCGTTGTCGTTCTGTTTGTCTGCGTAGCGGTTTTTTCCCACGCCCAGCCCCTCTTCCCGCCTACCGTCCACCGGGTCGTTTTCCTGGGCAACAGTATTACTTACGCCGGTGGATACGTCACCAACATTGACGCCTACTACCGGCTGCATTACCCCGCGCAGCCAATTGAGTTCATCAATGTGGGCCTGCCCAGCGAAACCGTTTCCGGACTCTCGGAGGAAGGTCACGCCGATGGTAAGTTTCCCCGCCCCGATCTGCACGAACGACTGGCGCGGGTGCTGGCCTTGACAAAACCGGATCTCGTTTTCGCTTCTTATGGCATGAACGATGGCATCTATTTACCGTTCGACAAAGACAGGTTCAGGAAATTCCAGGATGGCATCAACTGGCTGCACGATGAAGTACAGAAAACAGGCGCGCAGATTATTCATCTGACACCACCGGTTTACGATGAACTGAAGGGCGGCAAGAAAGGCTACGCCACCGTGCTCGATCGCTATTCCGACTGGTTATTGAGCCAGCGATCAACAAAAAAATGGACAGTCATCGATGTCCATTACCCGATGAAAGCGTATCTGGAGGCTCACCGACGCGTAGATGCCACGTTCGCCCTGAACGGCTTTGCGCTGGCCAGCGATGGCGTTCATGTGGGTGAGACAGGGCACTGGCTCATGGCCAGAAGCATACTGGTTGGTCTGGGCGACAAGGCGGTGTCCAGCGCTGCCGATATGGCTTCGGCGGTAGCCTCGATTCCAAACGCCAGTCAGGCGCTTAAACTAGTTGCCGACCGCCAGCACGTACTGAAAGATGCGTGGTTAACGGCTACAGGTCACACGCGCCCCGGCATGACCATTGGCCTACCCCTGCGCGAAGCCCAGGCTAAAGCAAGTGAGATTGATACGCAACTCCGGGCGCTGCTGCCTTAG
- a CDS encoding RagB/SusD family nutrient uptake outer membrane protein, with protein MIRFTRYCLLLVLLGLGACNEVLEPKPVDLLVDELVLNEAADVQPVRIGMYSALRGAASSIIIAGDFTADYIQFNGTFTDYRELGTKQITAANGVVDELWRNLYRTIYVTNFMLENLPKVPGVSEATRKQVTAEARFLRGFANFIGTYTYGDIPQVTSTVQAPNRVIGRTARATILASVLADYEAALADLPSVTSGSTNVTTNATYLNKTSCQAAMARFYLYQKNWAKAEEMATQVIGSGVYSLQPNYVDVVTRDFTSESILEVGYSLSDDPGTSNFALNNILVGRREAIPSNQLVLSLVSTEAGTRQTTISFSTQNLRGNDNGWTVRKYGTASEDNNNIVLIRLAEMHLIRAEARAQLGRQTGANGAVADLNVLRTRAKAPAITSTAQADVLLAVERERVYELAFEGHRWYDLVRTGRAQAVMSAFSPNWNSRYELWPIPQREIQQNPTLSTQQNPGY; from the coding sequence ATGATTCGTTTCACTCGCTATTGCCTTTTACTCGTCTTGCTAGGACTAGGTGCCTGTAATGAGGTGCTTGAGCCTAAACCTGTTGACCTGTTAGTTGATGAGTTAGTCCTCAACGAAGCGGCTGATGTTCAGCCAGTCCGTATTGGTATGTACAGTGCGCTACGAGGAGCAGCTTCTTCCATTATAATTGCTGGTGACTTCACGGCCGACTATATCCAGTTCAATGGAACGTTCACCGATTACCGCGAACTGGGTACTAAACAGATCACGGCGGCCAACGGGGTCGTAGATGAATTGTGGAGAAACCTCTACCGGACTATTTACGTAACTAACTTCATGCTCGAAAATTTACCCAAGGTGCCTGGGGTATCGGAAGCAACGCGTAAACAAGTGACGGCCGAAGCGCGGTTCCTCCGTGGATTTGCCAACTTTATTGGCACGTACACGTATGGAGACATTCCGCAGGTGACCTCAACCGTTCAGGCACCTAATCGGGTAATTGGCCGGACGGCTCGGGCTACTATTCTGGCTTCGGTGCTGGCCGATTATGAAGCGGCCCTTGCTGACTTACCCAGTGTTACCAGTGGTTCCACCAACGTAACGACTAACGCTACCTATCTCAACAAAACTAGCTGCCAGGCGGCCATGGCTCGTTTTTATTTGTATCAGAAAAACTGGGCCAAAGCCGAAGAAATGGCTACGCAAGTCATCGGTTCCGGGGTTTACTCACTTCAGCCCAACTACGTCGATGTCGTGACGCGCGACTTCACCAGTGAGTCCATTCTGGAAGTAGGATACAGCCTGTCCGACGATCCGGGGACCAGCAATTTCGCGCTGAATAACATACTGGTTGGTCGGCGGGAAGCCATTCCTTCCAATCAACTAGTCCTGTCACTTGTTTCGACCGAGGCAGGTACACGACAGACAACAATATCGTTCAGTACACAAAACCTACGTGGAAACGACAACGGCTGGACCGTTCGTAAATATGGTACCGCGTCGGAAGATAACAACAATATTGTGCTGATACGGCTGGCCGAAATGCATCTGATTCGGGCCGAAGCGCGGGCACAGCTCGGTCGGCAAACCGGTGCTAACGGTGCTGTTGCCGATCTGAACGTGTTACGTACCCGCGCCAAAGCACCCGCTATCACTAGCACGGCTCAGGCCGATGTGCTACTGGCTGTGGAGCGGGAACGGGTTTATGAGTTGGCTTTTGAAGGGCATCGCTGGTACGACCTCGTTCGTACAGGTCGGGCTCAAGCTGTTATGTCGGCGTTCTCACCCAACTGGAACAGCCGGTATGAACTGTGGCCAATTCCGCAGCGGGAAATTCAGCAAAATCCAACGTTGAGTACACAGCAAAATCCGGGTTACTAA
- a CDS encoding Calx-beta domain-containing protein: protein MKKYIDRNRLYTGWGVLVIALVFSWAAVSCEKQDLDRTFQGPYFVRFTDSTLTFKESRTTPVAIRVHNVGPVLSQPITVNYTVSGTAREGRDYTLPDTKGTVIIPANKSFGEIPVKLINNANNILESQSLTFTLTGVQPSSLQVGFGKDNIVGRRFTLTIQDDCLFGGLYTGTQVIGGRTYGVKDVEVTSTDCKEYTLNNWNINSPLFSFNAEKPTLRFIDNGDNTITIPAQVNALLGSTDTLRGNGAWNPRDKKITLIVQAKVKLSATLDTTLTFTQTYTPQ, encoded by the coding sequence ATGAAAAAATATATAGATAGAAACCGATTATACACTGGCTGGGGTGTTCTGGTCATCGCCCTTGTATTTAGCTGGGCGGCTGTCAGCTGCGAAAAACAGGATCTAGACCGCACGTTCCAGGGACCTTATTTCGTACGGTTTACCGATTCGACACTTACTTTCAAGGAAAGCCGGACCACGCCGGTCGCAATTCGGGTGCATAATGTAGGGCCGGTGCTGAGCCAGCCCATTACCGTTAACTACACCGTAAGCGGCACGGCACGGGAAGGACGGGACTATACATTACCTGATACAAAGGGAACAGTCATTATTCCGGCGAACAAAAGTTTCGGCGAGATTCCGGTGAAGCTCATTAACAACGCCAATAATATTTTGGAGTCGCAGTCGCTGACGTTTACACTTACGGGCGTTCAACCCAGTTCTCTACAAGTGGGATTTGGAAAAGATAATATCGTAGGGCGCAGGTTCACACTCACCATTCAGGATGACTGTTTGTTTGGTGGTTTGTATACTGGTACACAGGTCATTGGTGGCCGTACGTACGGTGTCAAAGATGTAGAAGTAACCAGCACCGATTGTAAAGAATATACGCTGAATAACTGGAATATCAACAGCCCGCTCTTTTCGTTCAACGCGGAGAAACCTACCTTACGCTTTATTGATAATGGTGACAACACCATTACTATTCCGGCGCAGGTTAACGCGTTACTAGGGTCTACTGATACGCTACGGGGTAACGGTGCGTGGAATCCACGCGACAAGAAAATAACCCTGATTGTCCAGGCCAAGGTTAAGTTGAGTGCTACACTTGATACGACACTTACGTTTACCCAAACCTACACGCCCCAGTAA
- a CDS encoding M43 family zinc metalloprotease: MIRTILSVCLLVWFQAAVLAQSIRTPQQCATMEMDSLLRARHPEVGSLNDFERELQLKVLDIKKKMQSGRLAATVITIPVIVHIVHNGEAVGVGRNLSAAQVKAQIETLNEDFRRKPSTRGFNTSPVGADIEIEFCQAAVDRSGKAMAEPGIDRINGSRPNWDRDAIEGVLKPSTYWDPDKYFNIWVLEFNSADRLLGYAQFPSRSNLPGIPTDSPASTDGVVINYSSFGNVEKGTFPNMQAPYNLGRTLTHETGHWLGLRHIWGDANCGDDFCGDTPPQASESRGCQVGRVSCGNTNMVQNYMDYSDDGCFNIFTIDQKARMRAVMDISPRRVSLVSANVCGTQVVTRPTPNFRAESQRVLLGGRVRYNDLSGGFPTQWEWTFEGGNPSTSTEQNPVVTYDQPGRFKVTLRVTNALGTSAPLVREQYIEVLNVGLCAELTNFNGTPTVLRETGGTGYVAGQNSKRSQAVSEFFQNELGYSNLAGTALRFGVAKAARGAATESVVTVTVWNGRGFQNGPGAILEQKDVPLRVILDDVANNRPTTVTFERNVSLSGLPFHIGVIFPYATGDTVALITTRNGESTFATSWRQNQQGNWLRYADSLGLNVAHNITARIGMKSSVQVASSALFINPGETVTLNARGASVFSWAGSGLNTTLGPQVVAQPTQTTSYTVSGTGTDLCSTSAVVTINVRAGTVTAIAEPTEPALTVTPNPSDGPLVVSLNSPQRGALTLSVRSMTGAEIIRQNYQKTTDSFQQSLDLRTAPTGLYILDVKVDGVTFRRKLLKE, translated from the coding sequence ATGATCAGAACTATACTCAGTGTATGCCTGCTCGTCTGGTTTCAAGCCGCGGTACTGGCTCAATCAATTCGAACGCCCCAGCAGTGCGCCACCATGGAGATGGACAGTCTCCTGCGCGCCCGTCATCCCGAAGTAGGCAGTCTGAACGATTTTGAACGGGAACTTCAGCTGAAAGTACTCGACATCAAGAAAAAAATGCAATCGGGGCGGCTGGCGGCTACGGTAATCACCATCCCGGTCATTGTCCATATCGTACACAATGGAGAGGCTGTTGGTGTGGGACGCAACCTGAGTGCCGCACAGGTAAAGGCCCAGATAGAAACGCTCAATGAAGATTTCCGCCGAAAACCAAGTACCAGAGGGTTTAATACCAGTCCTGTGGGAGCTGATATCGAAATCGAATTCTGCCAGGCAGCCGTCGACCGGTCCGGCAAAGCGATGGCTGAGCCTGGTATAGACCGTATCAATGGAAGCCGCCCCAACTGGGATCGCGACGCGATAGAAGGAGTGCTTAAGCCAAGCACCTATTGGGACCCGGATAAATATTTTAATATATGGGTACTAGAATTTAATAGTGCCGACCGTTTGCTGGGCTACGCCCAATTCCCGAGTCGATCGAATCTGCCGGGTATTCCAACCGACAGTCCTGCCAGTACAGATGGGGTTGTTATTAATTACAGCTCTTTTGGCAACGTCGAGAAAGGAACCTTCCCTAACATGCAGGCTCCTTATAATTTAGGCCGGACGCTAACCCACGAAACGGGGCACTGGCTTGGTCTGCGCCACATCTGGGGCGATGCCAACTGTGGTGATGATTTTTGCGGGGATACCCCCCCACAGGCATCTGAAAGCAGGGGATGTCAGGTAGGCCGTGTGAGCTGTGGAAACACCAATATGGTGCAGAACTACATGGATTATTCTGATGATGGCTGCTTCAATATTTTTACCATCGACCAGAAAGCCCGGATGCGAGCCGTTATGGATATAAGTCCGCGTCGGGTTAGTCTGGTGTCGGCTAATGTATGTGGTACTCAGGTTGTCACAAGGCCAACCCCGAACTTCCGGGCTGAAAGCCAGCGGGTGCTGCTGGGTGGACGCGTTCGCTATAACGACCTGTCGGGTGGGTTTCCAACCCAGTGGGAGTGGACGTTTGAAGGCGGCAATCCATCAACATCGACCGAGCAGAATCCTGTAGTGACCTACGATCAGCCTGGCCGTTTCAAGGTGACGCTGCGAGTTACCAACGCGTTGGGTACATCAGCACCGCTTGTACGAGAACAGTACATTGAAGTATTGAATGTAGGTCTGTGCGCTGAACTGACAAATTTTAACGGTACGCCAACCGTATTGAGAGAAACCGGCGGAACTGGTTATGTAGCTGGCCAAAACAGTAAGCGGTCACAGGCTGTATCGGAATTTTTTCAAAATGAACTTGGCTACAGTAATCTGGCTGGCACAGCCCTGCGTTTTGGGGTAGCTAAAGCCGCGCGCGGAGCCGCTACGGAATCGGTAGTGACTGTAACGGTCTGGAACGGACGCGGTTTCCAGAATGGGCCGGGTGCTATTCTGGAACAGAAAGATGTCCCTTTGAGGGTTATTCTGGATGATGTAGCCAACAATCGGCCTACTACCGTCACTTTTGAGCGGAACGTATCCTTAAGCGGCCTGCCATTCCATATTGGAGTGATTTTTCCGTACGCAACAGGCGATACTGTCGCTTTGATCACAACCCGGAATGGCGAATCTACCTTTGCCACTTCCTGGCGACAGAATCAGCAGGGTAACTGGTTGCGTTATGCCGATAGTCTGGGACTTAACGTAGCGCATAACATTACGGCCCGCATCGGGATGAAGTCATCAGTACAGGTTGCATCATCGGCATTGTTCATCAACCCCGGTGAGACTGTAACGCTCAACGCACGCGGAGCCAGCGTATTCTCCTGGGCTGGTTCCGGACTCAATACGACGCTGGGACCGCAGGTTGTGGCGCAGCCTACCCAAACCACGTCCTATACCGTTTCGGGTACTGGTACCGACCTGTGCAGCACATCGGCGGTTGTAACGATCAACGTGCGGGCGGGAACAGTTACGGCTATTGCTGAACCAACTGAACCGGCCCTGACCGTAACGCCTAACCCAAGCGACGGACCACTCGTGGTTTCCCTCAACAGTCCGCAGCGGGGGGCTCTCACGCTGTCCGTACGGAGTATGACGGGCGCCGAGATCATTCGGCAGAACTATCAGAAGACGACCGACTCTTTCCAGCAATCGCTCGATCTGCGAACGGCCCCAACGGGATTATACATCCTGGATGTGAAGGTTGATGGGGTTACGTTCAGGCGAAAGTTGCTGAAGGAGTAG
- a CDS encoding RagB/SusD family nutrient uptake outer membrane protein, producing MKKIQVLVAVMLLGLATSCKEQLDVKNPNQPTVSSANTESGIINFAQGGVYVNGFREIKADFYDGVPGYFWSGAMGVHELMGDVVGEEAANQFGNQIGAPDYVILDDGTKVLNPNAPNTQIALIRQVNVNANQGANPLFHEWWYMYSLNSQMNKVLELSEQVAFTGDAATKKATIQAWVYWWKGYAYSRIGSMYYAGVINSAANGTNGNFVTKEKLIEEANANLDKAAALLTTIGTAADYATVMAKVIPDINQVGRGLVPTTAMWKRNINTLKARNLLVNTTTKAMTTAQWTQVLALTNDGIGATDYVFTARSNASGDILAPQTGTVAAKSTGDPSGGATYKISERLIQDYKTGDKRLANNFTQRATPWIGESSRGNAFNTRWALVDGGKKMAGVATLSDRTAGATELYLAGSYEENELMKAEALLYTGKIDDALKSIDAVRTLQGAGLTAVAGTGLTLDQAKEELRRERRVGLAFRGLSFYDARRWGVIETVANGGGRKGAVVVDKAGKVNTNATIEYHFLDYWDVPDNELKYNAAAAGSAPTTNPKS from the coding sequence ATGAAAAAGATACAAGTATTAGTAGCGGTTATGCTGCTTGGTCTGGCTACTTCCTGCAAGGAACAGCTGGACGTAAAAAACCCGAACCAACCCACCGTGAGCAGTGCCAACACGGAGTCTGGCATCATCAACTTTGCGCAGGGGGGCGTGTACGTTAATGGGTTCCGGGAGATAAAAGCCGATTTTTACGATGGCGTTCCGGGCTACTTCTGGTCGGGTGCAATGGGTGTTCACGAACTGATGGGCGATGTCGTTGGTGAAGAAGCGGCTAACCAGTTTGGCAACCAGATTGGTGCGCCGGACTACGTTATTCTGGACGACGGTACAAAAGTGCTGAACCCGAACGCGCCCAATACGCAGATCGCCCTGATTCGTCAGGTCAACGTCAACGCTAACCAGGGGGCCAACCCGCTCTTTCACGAGTGGTGGTACATGTATTCGCTTAACAGCCAGATGAACAAGGTGCTGGAACTGTCGGAGCAGGTCGCCTTCACCGGCGATGCCGCAACCAAGAAAGCAACCATCCAGGCGTGGGTATACTGGTGGAAAGGGTACGCTTATTCGCGAATCGGGTCGATGTACTACGCGGGTGTTATCAACAGCGCGGCCAACGGGACCAATGGTAATTTTGTAACCAAAGAAAAGCTTATCGAAGAAGCCAACGCTAACCTCGACAAAGCTGCTGCGTTGCTGACAACGATTGGTACGGCCGCTGATTATGCCACAGTGATGGCAAAGGTTATCCCGGATATCAACCAGGTTGGTCGGGGGCTGGTTCCCACGACGGCCATGTGGAAGCGCAATATCAACACGCTGAAGGCCCGCAACCTGCTGGTGAATACCACAACGAAGGCCATGACAACCGCCCAGTGGACGCAGGTACTGGCCCTCACCAACGATGGTATTGGCGCAACGGACTATGTTTTCACCGCCCGCTCAAACGCCAGTGGCGATATTCTGGCTCCGCAAACGGGGACCGTAGCGGCCAAATCGACCGGTGATCCATCGGGTGGAGCTACCTACAAAATCAGCGAACGCCTGATCCAGGATTATAAAACGGGCGACAAACGGCTGGCTAATAACTTCACCCAGCGGGCTACCCCCTGGATTGGTGAGAGCAGCCGGGGTAATGCGTTTAACACGCGCTGGGCACTGGTCGATGGTGGCAAGAAAATGGCGGGTGTTGCTACGTTGTCTGACCGGACAGCCGGTGCGACCGAGTTGTACCTGGCTGGCAGCTACGAGGAAAATGAGCTGATGAAAGCCGAAGCACTACTGTACACCGGTAAAATCGACGACGCGTTAAAATCGATCGATGCCGTTCGGACGCTACAGGGTGCGGGCCTGACCGCTGTTGCCGGAACGGGTCTAACCCTCGATCAGGCTAAAGAAGAACTGCGCCGGGAGCGCCGGGTTGGCCTGGCATTCCGTGGGTTGTCGTTCTACGATGCCCGCCGTTGGGGCGTTATCGAAACCGTAGCCAACGGTGGAGGAAGGAAAGGAGCTGTTGTCGTTGACAAGGCGGGTAAAGTAAATACCAACGCTACGATCGAGTATCACTTCCTGGACTATTGGGACGTACCCGACAACGAACTGAAGTATAACGCAGCGGCTGCAGGTAGTGCGCCCACTACAAATCCTAAATCGTAA
- a CDS encoding SusC/RagA family TonB-linked outer membrane protein, whose protein sequence is MRNYYSTVILGVLFMLLSGGLMAQGLRISGRVTSSADGQPLPGVNVLVKGTTNGVSTDANGNYSLTIPNGSVTLLLTSIGSVSQEVAVGNRTVINVQLVEALNELSQVVVTGYNTTQRKDITGSITSVSPEKFKNIPVASFDQALQGQAAGVQVTQSSGTPGGGINVRVRGSTSISASNRPLFVVDGVPVEDGSLTNREFGGQQDNAFALFNANDIESIDVLKDASAKAIYGSRAANGVVLITTKKGRSGQKTTFSADVQRGVIDMVRKPSLLNASELLDLQREAVTNAGMDPDKQGLVKGVTDGVNTDWVGATTRRAIYEQYQLSTQGGNDKTQFYLSGSYRNEEGVQLNNEFGRYTAQFKFDHKATSQLSFGTNITLSRAKNKRVKGDNFLDGVYSGAIKSLPYYSPYDESGRLYAPGDDNYAGFPNFNPVGQAVLPRFETYTAKLLGGLYADYEFIPNLRFRSKISIDYNNITEDNFEPSTTAIGGFLTSVGGQGYGDFSNSTLTTLINTNTLNYNFRLAAKHKISAMAGFEVLQRQERSGNLQGRLFPSDDFTYITSAGIVDQGTSYRVNSGLISTFGEVRYDYDEKYLATLTARYDGSSRFGQDKQFGLFPSASLAWRISSEPFMQRFRFLSDLKLRSSFGFTGNERIGNFQFLGTWSSVTYSGSTGVGPSTLTNPQLQWERTREANVGLDASFFSGRLNVTVDAYSNLTDKLLFAQPIPQTTGFNTVQGNIGKVSNRGIELTMSTINIDRGGVRWSTDLNLSRNDNKVVELVSNEPIFRGYTANGVSNTNVILPGQPLGTFWGLKFLGVDPATGDAIYDDKNGDGRITPADGQVIGNAQPKLFGGFTNRVTWKGFELSGFFQFSYGNSILNLTNQTLLNSGADLQNNQSRKALDRWKKEGDITSVPKYVFQNTYNNYLSSRYLEDGSYVRLKNVSLGYSLPKKWISRYKLANIRVYVSGTNLWTLTRYSGPDPEVSTLDGSTVSQGIDFFTFPQVRTVIAGLSVNF, encoded by the coding sequence ATGAGGAACTATTACAGTACGGTCATTTTGGGAGTTTTATTTATGCTGCTGTCAGGTGGGCTGATGGCGCAGGGACTCCGCATTTCAGGGCGGGTGACGTCGTCCGCCGACGGTCAGCCGTTGCCCGGCGTAAACGTGCTCGTCAAGGGCACAACGAACGGGGTAAGTACCGACGCAAACGGGAACTACAGTCTTACTATTCCCAACGGATCGGTCACGCTGTTACTCACCTCCATCGGCAGCGTATCGCAGGAGGTGGCAGTGGGCAACCGAACCGTCATTAATGTGCAGCTGGTCGAAGCCCTGAATGAGCTGAGCCAGGTGGTGGTAACGGGGTACAATACGACCCAGCGTAAAGACATCACTGGTTCGATCACGTCGGTATCGCCCGAGAAGTTCAAGAATATTCCGGTCGCCAGTTTTGACCAGGCCCTGCAGGGGCAGGCGGCCGGAGTCCAGGTAACCCAGTCGTCCGGTACACCGGGTGGTGGTATCAATGTCAGAGTAAGGGGCAGTACGTCTATTTCGGCTTCTAACCGCCCGCTGTTTGTGGTGGATGGTGTTCCGGTAGAAGATGGCTCCCTGACCAACCGGGAGTTTGGCGGGCAGCAGGACAACGCGTTTGCTCTCTTCAATGCCAACGATATCGAAAGCATCGATGTCCTGAAGGATGCATCGGCCAAAGCCATCTACGGCTCCCGTGCAGCCAACGGGGTAGTTCTTATTACGACCAAGAAAGGGCGTTCCGGTCAGAAAACGACGTTCTCGGCTGATGTACAGCGGGGTGTGATCGACATGGTTCGTAAACCAAGCCTGCTCAATGCGTCGGAACTGCTCGATCTGCAGCGCGAAGCCGTTACCAACGCCGGCATGGACCCTGACAAACAAGGCCTTGTCAAAGGTGTTACTGACGGCGTTAATACCGATTGGGTAGGGGCTACCACCCGACGGGCTATTTACGAGCAATACCAACTGTCAACGCAGGGTGGCAACGATAAAACGCAATTTTATCTCAGCGGTAGCTATCGGAACGAAGAAGGGGTACAGCTGAATAACGAGTTTGGGCGTTACACGGCTCAGTTCAAATTTGACCATAAAGCTACCTCGCAACTTTCGTTTGGTACTAACATAACCCTGTCGCGGGCGAAAAATAAGCGGGTTAAAGGAGACAATTTTCTGGATGGGGTTTACTCGGGGGCCATCAAAAGCCTGCCTTATTACTCACCTTACGACGAATCTGGACGTCTGTATGCGCCTGGTGATGATAACTACGCCGGTTTCCCCAATTTCAATCCAGTCGGTCAGGCGGTGTTGCCCCGTTTCGAAACCTACACAGCTAAACTTCTTGGCGGTTTATACGCTGACTATGAATTTATTCCGAATCTGCGGTTTCGCTCCAAGATTAGCATTGATTATAACAACATTACAGAAGATAACTTCGAACCCTCCACGACCGCTATTGGTGGTTTCCTGACCAGCGTGGGTGGACAAGGATATGGCGATTTTAGTAATTCGACGCTGACGACGCTGATCAACACGAATACCTTAAATTATAACTTCCGGCTGGCAGCCAAGCATAAAATCAGTGCCATGGCCGGCTTTGAAGTATTACAGCGTCAGGAGCGTAGTGGTAATCTACAGGGACGACTGTTTCCGAGTGATGATTTTACGTACATAACCTCAGCTGGTATCGTTGATCAGGGCACTTCTTACCGCGTTAACAGTGGTCTTATTTCTACCTTCGGCGAGGTACGATACGATTACGACGAGAAATACCTGGCAACACTTACTGCTCGATACGATGGCTCATCGCGCTTCGGTCAGGACAAACAGTTTGGTTTATTTCCATCAGCGTCACTCGCCTGGCGGATTTCGTCGGAGCCATTTATGCAACGGTTCCGATTCCTGAGTGACCTCAAACTCCGCAGTAGCTTTGGGTTTACCGGTAATGAACGTATTGGTAACTTCCAATTCTTAGGAACCTGGTCTTCAGTCACCTACAGTGGATCAACGGGTGTGGGTCCCTCTACTCTGACTAATCCCCAACTGCAGTGGGAGCGTACTCGCGAAGCAAACGTGGGTTTAGACGCGTCGTTTTTCAGTGGACGACTCAATGTAACAGTTGACGCCTATAGTAACCTAACGGATAAATTGCTGTTTGCCCAACCCATTCCACAAACAACGGGCTTCAACACCGTACAGGGCAATATTGGCAAAGTATCGAACAGAGGTATTGAGCTTACCATGTCCACAATAAACATTGACCGGGGCGGTGTTCGCTGGAGTACCGACCTGAACCTGTCGCGCAACGATAATAAAGTGGTTGAACTGGTTAGTAATGAACCCATTTTCCGGGGTTACACAGCCAATGGCGTCAGTAATACCAACGTTATCTTGCCCGGCCAGCCGTTAGGGACGTTCTGGGGCCTGAAATTCCTGGGGGTCGACCCGGCTACGGGCGATGCTATTTATGACGATAAGAACGGAGATGGGCGGATTACTCCCGCCGATGGACAGGTGATTGGTAACGCCCAACCTAAACTGTTCGGGGGCTTCACCAACCGCGTCACTTGGAAAGGATTCGAACTGAGTGGCTTTTTTCAGTTCTCGTATGGCAACAGCATCCTAAACCTGACCAATCAGACTCTGTTGAATTCAGGTGCCGATCTACAGAATAATCAATCCCGGAAAGCGCTTGATCGGTGGAAAAAAGAAGGCGATATAACCAGTGTGCCGAAATACGTTTTTCAGAATACGTATAACAACTACCTCAGCAGTCGGTATCTGGAAGATGGATCATACGTCCGGCTGAAAAACGTATCGCTTGGCTACAGCCTGCCTAAGAAGTGGATCTCACGCTATAAGCTAGCGAACATTCGAGTGTATGTTTCAGGAACTAATCTCTGGACCCTGACGCGCTATTCGGGCCCTGATCCGGAAGTAAGTACGCTTGATGGCTCGACAGTGTCTCAGGGTATTGACTTTTTTACCTTTCCTCAGGTGAGAACAGTTATCGCGGGATTATCGGTAAATTTCTAA